Within Primulina tabacum isolate GXHZ01 chromosome 5, ASM2559414v2, whole genome shotgun sequence, the genomic segment GCGTGGAAATGGAGAGGGTATTTATAGAGAAGAAAAGGTTGCATGGAAGAAGGTGAGGTGAATCGTGGGGTCTGAGGATAAAAATCTTGGACATGTGATGCATGAATTCATATCAAAGATACGAAAGGACAAGACTTTAATATGCTCCTTTTGTTGCCTATGTTGCAGGTGAATTCGAATTACTTCACGTTATAGTATCTATCATCTCATAAAAACTGTTAATATTTACGTAACACCTACacattatattaatatatttattctctTATGTTCCTTTtaacaataattatttttgaatttcgACTGTCCACTCATTTATCTTTACTTTTATTatacattaaataaatataatttcaaatttatttacaCAATTTAAATGTTGATTTAATCTTATTTTGTGAAGAGAAGTTGTAAAATACCAATTCAAAGATTTTTGTTATATTGTGAACAAATATGTTTAAATAAGTCGGCATGAAGTTGGTGATGCACATGACTGTCACATATTTCGGAATTTGTCCGGAGATAATAAAGAAATAATCGGTTTGAGCCCTGGACGGTTTGTGGGGGTTTGTCACCTTCATCGTTATACCAATTTTTCACGTGACCCCCTCGTGTTCAACAATCATGTTGTGCAAAATAATGCAtgataacataatatattttagCTTTTTATGTAACAATGATGAGCCGGACCTCCGACAATTGTCCATCAAGCTTGGAACACCCCAAATGCTCGTTCAACATCTTTTCTTGCACCTTCATAACTTTTCTTAAACAACATCCTTTTGGGATCCTCTAGACAAGGAAAAGCTTTCACGAAAATAGCTCATTCCGGATACATTCCATATATTAGATAATATCCTTTGTATATTCAGTCTCCTTGACTGGGAAGTTAATCTACATGGCATTTCCTCGCAAGACGTTATTGAATATGAGAATGTGAATATCATTACGTGAACCTGCGACACCAAAGAATGCATGCCATATCCACAAATCGAGACACAACAGCTTCAAGCACGATTGTTGGTGACCCATGACCTCTTGTAAACTGGCATTTCCAAGAAAATAAGCAATTTTCCCATTCAGAGTGCATGCAATCAAGTCTGCCCCACATTCCAGGGAAGTCGTGCCTCACATCACACATTTGAAGAAGACATTCAACATCATTTGCCCTTGTCAAATATCGATCACCAAATAGTTCAACCACATATCCGCAGAACTTGAAAAGACACTTGATGGTAATTGATTCACCCTTGGTTAGGTACTCATCAAGATGGTCAGCTGAGACTCCATAAGTCAATTGACGAATTGCAGCCGTGCATTTTTGTATTAGTGACAAGCCTTTTCTTATCACAGAATCGTCTCTCTGCTGAAAATACGATGAACGATTCTCAAGTGCATTAACTGCGCTAAATAATAACTCTCTTCGCATTCGAAATCGTCTTAGAAATATTTGATCTAGATACACCGGGTTTgtagataaataataattaaagagCCTCGCATGCCCAACTTCACAATTTCTTTGGATAAACATCCTTCTTCGCTGCATCACGTTATTACTTTGACATGATTCAACTATTTGTCGGCTATTTTGAAGTATATACTTGACATTAGATCTTTTCCCGGATCATAGTCTTTGTCATCAACTTCAACTTGGACTTTGTTTTCACTTGTCGAGCTAGAGTTGTTACTATTGGAATACATAGACAATTTGGAGGAAAAAATTCAAGTCTGCGTGTTTTCCAAATGATATGCTCTTAGAATGAAGAATTGTGGAGCACAAAatgtctatatatatacatttcttTTCAACGATTACATTCTAATGAACTAGCCACTCCGACTTTCATCTCGGAGACTCAACCGTCCGACCTGCTAATACCAATTAAACTCGCAAATTTGGAGAAGATGGATTTTGGCAACGAGGGTAGGAAAAAACGGTCAATCTGAAGAATATCGAAATCCCAAAGCAAAAAAACATACATTatcataaaaacaatttttcatAAAAAGTACATCATCTAGAAATTCATGTTTAAATTACTTTCATGTATGGATAATTATTGCTCTTCACTACAATCACATGAACTCGATGCATTCTTCGAATCTATACTTTTAATGAAATTGATATCTAAGTCATTACTAAGAGTGCgagaaatttaatattttgtttctataatatgattatatattaattaaatgaataTATTTCGAGCATGTATTTTTTAGTAACTTGCAAACATGTTCTAGCCGAACTCGAACTCGAGCCTAATTTTTTTTCCATGTTAAACTCGATTCAGTTCATTTACAATCCTAGCCATTACTCATATAAACTAAATGTCTAATATAAATATTCTCAATCTTGACACcaaattaatttaagtgtttgttttgagacatttaaaatcGTGAATTTTTAAACTATTCGACTTATTTAGATGAATAAAATCTTAAGTCATGAGTTTTCAAAGTCACTTGCGTACAATCTGGACACATTTATAAACTATAGAAACTGGTTTCATTTCAAAACCAATTAATTCTATTGACTAATCATATCTATTCAGATACAATCTCAACAAATTCCGAGCTCAAAATTGAATACAAAAACACATATAATCAAAATCTAACCTACTTTGGCTAATATATATACCACTAAAAAAAACTATATACATGAACAAACTTCTTAGGTGGGAAAACACTTTGTATTACAAAATTTGGTTCACGTACGAGTGATGATACATGGCAATAATTAAAGAATctttgaaacaaatattcaaTCGAGATTTGACGTATCGATGCAGCCATGAAGAGTAATAATCAGAGAAGAAATATGGAGGAAATGAAGTGGAAACGTCCCCATGTTCTCTTTCCCGATCATTGTAAGATTACGTTGTCTTAAAAGTCAAATTCTAACCATAATTGCCATGTCAATCTTGTCCCACCAAAATACGTAACATATCCCCTTGAGCACTTGGTATATTTTATTGGTTCTTGTCTCCTATTTTATAAGTGTTTTATTTGctaatgtataatttttttgggTAAGAACTTGAAAACTACTATGTAAGTAAGGGTCGTCCAAGATACAATGAATTTGAATATCATTTACAAGCATATCTTGTGAAATTCATTATCTAAAATCGATACATAAATTCAAGAACAACCTCTGTAGACTACAATaatgtaattttcatttttgataTTTCATAGTGATTTTAATCGCAACTCGATCAAACCATTCAAATTTCCATGTTTTCcttgcatgtttttttttttttttaaaaaaaacataatctAGATTGGATTCGCATATTTTTATGTCCCAGACAAAGGACAAAATTGAAATGAAACATTCAACTCAAATCTTTGATGATTTGACTCAAAGATCACACGAACaagaaatttattgtactttgCAGCTTACGTAAGTAGTTAAGATGTATACTATCTCCAATAACTAAAATGATAAAACCTTCTATATGAGTATGAGGTTTCTTGTCTAAGAGAAGAAGGTAAATCGAATTATATGTAGGAGTATGCAGAGATTTGAGGGAGATAATAACAAAAACTGACTCTCAGAACATAgaataagtctcttgtgagacggtctcaagaatctttatctgtgagacgggtcaatcctaccgatattcacaataaaaagtaatacttttaacataaaaagtaacactcttagcataaaaaataatatttttttatggatgacccaaataaccgatattcacaataaaaaaataatactcttagcataaaaagtaatattttttcctgGATGACCCAAACAAGAGatccgtttcacaaaatacgacccgtgagaccgtctcacacaaatttttgcccaGAACATATCTCACACAATATTTCAATGAGAAATATACTTCACACAAGAATCGATCATACGATCAATGATGAATTTATATAAGCTAGTGGAGCAGTTTAGTGGTTAAATTATTTAGAACTTGAAAATATTCTGATTTTTCAGCTAAAATATACAAAGTCCGTCCGGGATATCATTGGAATAACCAATTGTACAAACATATATACTATTTTATCCTTATTAATTAGTGTTTTAATGGTGTATAAAAAATTGCTAGAAGTAACTAATACATTTATCTATATGAGTGTATTGGTAAGAATaagaaaattacaaataaatatagaaatttgattatataattcgaacaaatgaaaaataagatGTGTATATGTTTGAGATGGAGAAAGTAATAAATAGAGAACATATGCAggaaagtgataaaaaaattgaattgcAAATATTAATTCAACTTTGTAAAGTTTACAATTTTGATTATTCATGGAActattatatattttcattttattttaaaaactaagataattaaaattaaatttttgctTAATCAAATCATGTTCACCCGTCTTGACAAATAAATTGTTGGTCAAATTAAAATTCTAGATAATTGGATGGAACAAGTAATTATCAACCTCTTGATGATAATATTCACAAATTGCTCTAAAACGTTTTGTCTCGTGTGAGAAGCACTCATCTGACATATGACTAACCAAAGAATCTCTCAACCAAGAAATTAATTTAGCATACGTATGCAATATctatatgaataattataactagaCAATACTCTAGATATGATAGATTCGTATAAAATATTTCGAGAGTGACGTGAATTTAAATTCATATTAAATATCGCTACCAAAGATTATCctaaaaatatagtttttttttttttttttgatgaaCCTAAAAATATAGTTCTAAATTCGGATTTCGAAAAAAAGAAATGCGGCCTGAAAAATTACGATGAATTTTGATGAATTTGCATTCTTAGGTTTTACCTAGAATACCTATATATGTGATGAAAGAAACCTAGTCGATATTTTGCCTTTGGAATCGTGGTCGAAATATGTCTTCCAGCTTcttaaatcaaatcaaacataattacTGCACGTATAAACTCAGTCATGTATCATCTGAATCAGGTATAAGATACATAACAATTCAAGAAACATGTTACCCAATAAAGACATGTAAATGATGAAAACGGTTGAGTTCGAGCTAGGGTTGATGCATGTTTTGTCATATTAACACTATCaacattaatattatatatgttttgaaatataGGTCATTATATACACGATTGAGATATTACTCTAAGTGTTGTATTTCATCAACCCATAAAGACAACTTAACCAACAGACATACACGAACGGACAAAAACAATATAAGGAGTCGAAGAAAGTTTGGAACAAGTTCAAGTACTAAAAAATTACAAGGGATTTGTCATAATTTTCATGTAATAGGCTAGTTGTGGAGTGATTGGGAGTAACATTatttaaatagaaataatttaatttatgtgGCAAAATCCATAAATTAGGTGGTAGCATAGAGAATATTAATTCAATTAAGGATGATTTAGGTATTCAGCgacagtatatatatatatatattttattattatgtttttaaattttaaagttcCATATGTTAAGGAAGTGTCGCATGTTtccattcaaattttcaatgatTTTGACCTTGTACATTAATTGTATGCTCCATTAGAGCTGAGAGCAGCCCACAAAAACTAGCGATTAAATCACCTTTCACGTCAATTTGTTAATATAAAGTCGTTAGGAGTTAGGGGTATATTATTTATCTTgccatatatgtgtgtgtgcaaTTAATGTTCAATTGACAGTTGACACATAATATTTATAATggtaacatttttaaaaaataacgaAAATGTAAAAGTTTGAAATGAACTTGTGATGGACTGTCCGATGATTTATTGCTCGTATGTCGCAAAAGTTCTAAGTTTGGAATGAGATATCGTGTTCGAAACTCAATTATTATAGTTTTCTCCctcaactttttttaaaaaattagggTGGATTGGACTATGCCAAATAAATGGAAGGAGTTGGTTAAATTTGAATGAACTAAGATTACTAATTTTAAGTTCGTTGATAATCGAGGTCAATTTTTAAATGATGGTTTGTTCAAATATGTTTGGATTGAATAGTTTgaaaagtcatttgaaattatgtagGATAACTGTAGTTATAACTCATgcgaaatattaaaaaattatgaaaCCTCCTCATATAAAATTAAAAGCATTTTAAAACTGTGTTTTGAAAAATGATGTACATTTTCCCTTTTTACAGAGGTTATAAGTCTGATTTTAACACGATCTTTTCAaagattaataaattttatacatGGGGTTATCGGCCATTATACTTTTTTCAAAATCCACGTACGTTACATGTCGGTACGTACTGGATAAATTCTTGACTTAACACAATATAGTCTGCAAATCACGTTAGTCAGATAAACCATAATGGAGAAACTTTGTGTGACAAACTCGTTCAACAATGTGTTGATGGGAGAAATCGAACTTCTGACAATTGATCGTACACTCACCTATTCGATCAACTCATACACTCATTTTGAGGAAATTTCGCCCATATACTTTGGCTCGTTGTGCTGGTGGCCATAGGATCATACACGTTTTGCGTAGAGGACTAGAGGTCCTTCATTATTATTCAACTTcggaaaattacatttttttaattctAGATTTACATGAACTATTATCGTATATGTTTAGCTTTAAATGGTTGGCTTTCCAAATGTGGAGCAAAGACTTGTAAAACCAAAAATCTTGTGTATATATTCCAAAATCATTATATCTATATGTGAAAAGGCAATTAGATAATCATGTCCCTAATCAATTTCACGTGCTAAGTTTGCAAATTATTAGCATTATAGACAAGAAATTATTATGTTTCTATGCATGCGTgcataacataaaaataattattacgTCTATGGCAATTACTTTTATCCAGCTTTATTGCACGAGTGCCTTTGCCCTGAGATGTCAAaagtttattaaaaaattagccCTTTTCCTAAGTTGGAAATAATTTTTTCCCCAAAactaaaatgttaaatatataaaaaaaatttattaaaaaaatataatttataagtatatatagaCCAATACGCCGCCTCGCGAAGCTGATTAAATTTTTTCGAGTTACAAAATTTAACGATTACATATTTTCTTAGGCGATTTGATTTTTGGACACAATGATAATTCTCTTTAGACTTTATAATGTTGTGAACATATGGACTTTGATGCCACTTAAAGTGGACACATTAGGGTTGTAGCTAGGTTGAAAATTGAAATCAGTTCTAAATAAAAAATCACActtggagaaaataaattcttgaGTTAGGCCAATTTGAAAGTTCTCcaaaaaaagatttatttttgaaaaaagcaCAATGAACAAAGATTTCTGTATCTTCCATAAACAAGAGTaggtctcacggatcttaatctgtgagacgagtcaaccctactgatattcacaataaaaagtaatactcttagcataaaaagtaatactttttcatggataacccacataagagatccgtctcacaaataagacccgtgagaccgtctcacacaagtttttgcccataAACAATCGAAATGAAATCCAaatcaaacattttttttagacCATTTAATTTCACTCCCATGGGTTTAATTTTCCGATATTGACCACGGcatctttttttatttaaaaattcagaTTGTGAAAAATCGATTTAGTGAAGTACACGAGTTAATGTGAAACTACGATTTTTTTGGAACTGTAAACCGAATTTTGATCCGTCTCTGAAAGACCGAAATTGTGTTTTCTCGAAGCCGAAATTATAATTGTAACCAAAATCTCTGTTCGATTTAGAGccccaaaaaaatcaaatccCAATCATGTTGAATCCATATATTCATATTAAATTTTAAGGTCTTATGTACAGTTTTTAGggaaatttgtaaaataaccCTCATTAATcaaactttaaaaaataaaatctttttacaccacaaaaaattcaatacaaaaattCATTTTATCAAAATCTTATTGCATATTAAATACAAAATCTCATGATATTATAGCAAAATCGTATAATATAAATAGTGATGTAAATATTGTTGTAATGGGCTTAGAATTTGGActtcatttttcaaaagcccATATATATCGGGCCCAAACGGGCATACAGCCATAGTATTTATTCAAACCTAATACTGGTTTATTTATAACCTCAAAAGGCATTATCCAAGTTATGAATTAATCTTCATCAAATAATAAGTCATTTAGTTAATGGAACGAGACGATAAaagatatatgatattatattgaatgAAATTAATATTTGTAATCAACTAATACATCATCATTCAGACAAAATGATTCCAAAAAAAATTAGTGATAAGTTCAATGATATTCGAAAATTTGATAAAAACAAgtgcaaaaaatatatatatatagaaaaaggGTTTGGacaaaaacttatatgagacggtctcacgggtcgtattttgtgagacgaatatcttatttgggtcatccatgaaaaaatataattttttatgttaaaagtattactttttattgtgaatatcggtaaggttgacccgtctcacaggtaaagattcgtgagacacAAGAGATTTACTCGAGTAAAACGGCAATCTTCCTCTTCATATTTGGGGAGTGGGGTTTTACCGATCTCGAAGACGAAATAACAAGTTTTGACAACTCTTTCAACCAAATGCTTATTTCTATCCCTTAAAAAATTGATTATTTCTACTTCCGATATGTAAAAGTTGACATTTAATAGAAGTctaataaacattttatttgatcgttaaaaaaattattataaataaaatcatatattagaaTACTTTATGTATGTtacacaaaatttataatttatagaAAAACCTAAATTTTTcgaattttaattatatttatttggtCTAAAATATGCGCAATAAACAAAttcgtaatataattaaattgattcGGTTCGAATGAGAATATGAAAACtccatttgaaaaaaaaaaaaaaatcataatcaattttttaaagaattttaaaaccCTTGCTTGtaattgatttatgaaattacGATGTAAAAATCTTCCTTTGGACCGATTTgcattattattgaatatttgaacCAAACTTTGCAGTCTACATCTCCAACTTGCAACCCATTTCGGAAACAACCATCATTAGTTGTAAAACCCACCGACGCCTGCTGGCTACTGTCAATTGAAATCCACATTTCACCATTTCCCTGATTCCTTGATTATTTTTGGATCCTTTTTTGTTTGCCTTATCTTAAAGATACTTGTATTTTTTACGTCAAGATAAAAACTCTAAAATATTTGCAAGTTTGTACAGGAGGATGTCTTGCCCTCCCCCTATGATTATAAAATTCTATATTTATTAATTGACTTCGTTTCTTGTAAAAAAATAGTCCACGAGGGTTTGACTTTCACTTTGGAAAGAGTGTGCTGTGTTTTGTGTGTGCGCGCATGCGGTGTTCAATGCTTTAATTTTGATTACGTCTTATTTTGTAGTGTAATTGGCTCAATGGCCTCTACATGAATTTATGGATCATCGGGATCTGGACTGTTACTCCTTTGGTCATTTTGATATGTTCTTCCAGCTTCATATGCAAAGGGGTAGTTTTCCCCGCATCGAGGCATTTtatcaatttaatttatttttcgaAACTAGCCATTTTatcattttatgttttttttattaagtcaataattttaaaactaATTCACATAATTAATTTGCTGAATGTGTAAATAATTACTTTCATTTGTTTAGTCTTTAATAATAACTAACGTAATTACTTTTttctattatttattatttataaacaTTACtgctaataaaattttaaaccttTTGTTTCATTGTTAGGTTTTGGAGCGGCAACGAGTCAGATCAGTTGAGTCAGTCGGTCCTATAATGAAAATTAGGTCGGTTGAGTTACTATTTAGTGCCTCGTTTGAAGACAGGTCCAAACAGGTGGCTCTGCCcctagttttttttatttattattttgtttccaTGATTTACATATTCCCAAAACAGATTTAGATCTTgaatttgtgtgagacagtctcatgagtcgtattttgtgagacatatatcttatttgggtcatccatgaaaaaatattactttttattgtgaatatcgatagggttgacatgtctcacagataaagattcgtgaaatcgtTTCACAAAAGACCTGCTCAAAGAACAAATGAATTTGTAAAGTCTCTCCAAAACAAAAACcttgtaaaataaatacatcAGAGTAGGATACACGACCAAAGATGCTAAGCATGGGGGACTAAGATCCTAATCAAAATAATCCAATCACATGTTTGAATAAATGTTTTCCGCTATATCGGCGAAATTCTTTTCGGCAACAATTAATTGATTTGCCTCGTTCATTTATTTATTGACCCATTAATATTTGAGGTGTCAAAGAGCAATTCCCACGTGTAAACATGAACACTTCAAATCCCCCGATACACAAAAAAGAAGCGAGTCAAGGAATTCATTAATTTAAGCCTCTTCTCTTACAAGTTTTTTGACCAATTATTGTTAGTTTAATTACTATCATTATTGTTTAAACAACACTTGGCTCATTCCCAATTAAGAAGGttaaatttttcataatattATTCCCTCTTTTCTtgcttaaaaaaaaagaaaatgaagaatcCTTTTTTTCAATAATGAAACACTAAATTagtctaaaatatttttataaataaaatattcgttttggataaaaaaaattgtaaataaaataataaagaaaattatgtgaatctttttcagagtaaAGTTTAGAATTTATGGATTGAAGATAATGATTGTATTTATTACGTAATTATGCTTAAAAAATTCCAAATTCTGCGATGATTAAAGTTGATTTGCTTATTGAACTTGTCCCTGATACATATAATGGTGAAATTAGTGCAGTCAATTGACAAATCTTATATGTTTTTAAAGCATAAATATGTATGATCAAATAAATGTACATCATTATTTCAATAGTAACATTCTATTAGAATTTTGTTAtaagtaattatattttaaaaaacacttTATTGtataaaatcatcaaataatTGGGGTTCAACAAAAAAGTATCTGAGATTACAAAAATTCAATGGGGCTCTTATTATGAGACCCTTCCCCTTCTTTCTTTTCATGCAACTATCTCATTAATTGGCTATTAATTGCAATCGATATCAAAGAAATCTAATCTCTTTCCAGTCAAgaacatgataaataatatacaatattagtaattaattaataataattaaatataacagAATCCCTCTCAGACGCTCCATCTCTGTGTCTCATGTGTGCATGTGAGTCAGTAGGAGGGATAAATTCACAAAATCTTGCACAAAAACAAAACATGGCTGTCGCTGTTTACCAGCTACTGACATTCGCTTGCAACAagtttgttcttttttttttccctttacTAGAAATGTTTAAATATTGCTAGCTTTTTATGCACACTTTTCTTTAATTGCAAATATGTCAGTGGAAACGGTTGTTTCTCACTTGTTTGTTGTGTTCGGCCTGGAAAATTTCGAATCTTTCATTTATTCACAGCTCCCCTCCCATATCTTGTTTTTATCCGGTTCTAAATTTCTGCAACGCCCATTTAATCAGAAcgagaaaatatttattttcttggTTTATTTTCGTGGTATCATCCTGTGTTTGATTGCGTTTTTGCTAGCAACTGACCCTCCTTATTTCTTGTGTTTTGCTTGCCTCTTACTCTTTCTGCCAGTAGGTCTCCATCTTTAATCTAACCCCTTTTGTTTTTGCTTGAAGACATCTATCTTTATTGCACTGATTTCAGAAAGTGCATTGTTCTTTGTGAGGAAGAGTTTTTTGGGCTTCCCTTATTTTGATGCTATGTAGCCTCTTGATGAATGGATTTTCATTGAGATTGAGTGGAGGGGTTTCCATTTCTCTTGTTTCTATTTTTGGGTGAGATGGGGGTGATCCTGCTGCAAGTTCTTGGATTGGTGATGAAAGTCTgtgcctttacttgttttatgGCGATTCACGCACTTGCTGGTAATTATTTCAGTTCGTTCTGCTTAAAGTTTTATCCAAAGATCCGAGAAGCCCTTGTTTCCCTTAGTGTTGGGAACAATTGGTTTGATTGTTCTAGTTTGGAGGCTTGCCGCCGTTTTGATTTAGTTTTGGCGACATCAAGCTAATGCATGTCCTACTTGTGTCTAGGAATTAGTtgttattgttatttatttatttattttaaatgtttggaAGTAAAGGGTGGATATCAAATATGATTGTGAATTCTGAATTTCGCACATTGCTCAAAATCTTCATCTATTTTTCTTTCCTGAAGCTTTCTACGTTCTCAAGTTTGTTTGCCAGCACAAGTTCTGACTTTCTGTAGTTTATGTAGAGAGATTCGTTGCACCGAATTGGAATTCCATGCTACAACCCCTTAAAGATTTGTCGGTGAAATGTGAAGGATCCAGATCATTGAATTGCCTCAAATATCTTGTTGTAGTAACAAATGCCTTCAAATTTTAGTGGCCATTCTTCTAATTTCGTAAGCTTGGCCTTTTGATAGTTGAAAGATTTTGCTAGGCTACATTGACCACAGACTAATCGAAGTTCAATGCGTACTTGCCGAAGTTATTCCCCCATTAGCAGATATGTGCGTATTAAATTTCAAAGACCGGgctcatatatatacacaagttGTTTGTTCCATCTCCCTGGAGTGCATAAAAATTCGGCTGCGACTCTATTCTTGTAAAAATAGAATTCTGGATCATTGACAATGAAATGTATGATATCCGATTTTATAAATTCTACTGGCAAACGTCCTGAAGTTTGTTATTTCTAGTTTGTATTGTTTTGATTTTgcatattcataattttgcctCTTTCCTTATTTTCTGAAGGTTTTCCAAATGGAGAAGGAATGCCTGACATTTTGTATGACGAAAATGTCTTAATCAGCGTAGCACCTGTTACAGATCCTCCATCCTATGGTAGTATTTGTATTCATAAATGCATTATAATTTTCAACGCAACATGTGATATTAAATTAACTTGCATATGTATCACCATTTCAGGGACAGGTTTCCAACCTCCACTCATAACTCCTCCTCGCAGCTCTGGACCAGTTCCTCAATCAACAAAAGGTCTTAACTTTTCCCCACGCCCGAGTCCTCTTTCAACACCACCTCCAAATATTCTTGTTCCACCCACCACATCTATTCAGCATCCTGTCCCAGTCATGCCACCGGTACCTCCTCCAGAGGAGCCTTCGCACACAGAACATGTTCCCCCTCCCTCTGTGTTGGATGCTCCAGGTAACTAGTCGTAACTAGTAATAATATGAAGTCTTATCAATTTATATTGGTTCGATATGATTTAGATTTTCAGTACGCAGTACCAAGTGTTCCACCTTCTAGTAGTTCATCATCGGAGCCAAGATCTGCTCCGCCAAATTCTCGTCCAACTACAGCACCTGAAAATAATGCTCCCCACTCACCAATAGCTCCAGGTTGTTAAAAGCTGATAATTTGTTCTGACCTCATGATTCTTTACCCTGCAGTGAAATTCACCTAATATTGGATATTTTGAAATACAGTATCAAATGCATCAGCACCAATGAGTAACTTAGGCAGTCCGCCA encodes:
- the LOC142547840 gene encoding uncharacterized protein LOC142547840, which produces MRRELLFSAVNALENRSSYFQQRDDSVIRKGLSLIQKCTAAIRQLTYGVSADHLDEYLTKGESITIKCLFKFCGYVVELFGDRYLTRANDVECLLQMCDVRHDFPGMWGRLDCMHSEWENCLFSWKCQFTRGHGSPTIVLEAVVSRFVDMACILWCRRFT